The following coding sequences are from one Humulus lupulus chromosome X, drHumLupu1.1, whole genome shotgun sequence window:
- the LOC133803531 gene encoding O-fucosyltransferase 10, with protein sequence MKAKTHHQNGNGNVNGGAGEESGSNSPSPPLSPRRRSSLSFCRRRLRSKPYSNLAGGVIFRWNLRYLFVLPMLYVSGLIMCVGPFSALMGQSPPPPGSVYRSDEMFRRLWNHIHFDNSSGIQLSSVWSYRRRLKEQKPCPNSTDGLLSGSSGPSGYLIVEANGGLNQQRSAICNAVAVAGLLNAILVIPSFEFNSVWRDPSKFADIYDEDHFIATLKDYVKVVKELPQDVMEIYDYNISNIPSFRVQAWATVGYYTGVVYPVLRSQGIIRISPFANRLAMNVPPHIQFLRCLANYEALRFSAPILTLGKTLVSRMTEKSSRTGGKYISIHLRFEGDMVAFSCCLYDGGEVEKSEMDSIREKGWKKKFQRTDRVISPGQNRVEGKCPLTPVEVGMMLRGMGFDNNTSIYLASGKIYQEEKHLAPLLKMFPNLHTKESLVSPDELGPFQVYSSRLAALDYTACLLSEVFVTTQGGNFPHFLMGHRRFYNGGHAKTIIPDKRKLVVLLEDKNMSWRGFKDEMEAMLAESDRKGMIVPRVKKINRKSSVYTYPLPECRCLQQPRNPQVDLNVHS encoded by the exons ATGAAGGCCAAAACCCATCACCAGAACGGGAATGGCAATGTCAATGGCGGTGCCGGCGAAGAGAGCGGTAGTAACTCGCCGAGTCCACCTCTTTCACCGCGCCGTCGTTCTAGTCTGTCATTTTGCCGTCGGAGGCTCCGGTCGAAGCCGTACTCCAATCTCGCCGGTGGTGTGATTTTCCGGTGGAATCTTCGGTACCTGTTTGTTCTGCCGATGCTCTATGTCTCTGGGTTGATCATGTGTGTGGGTCCCTTCTCTGCTCTTATGGGCCAGTCCCCTCCTCCTCCAGGGTCGGTTTACCGTAGCGATGAGATGTTTCGAAGGCTTTGGAATCATATTCATTTTGATAATTCATCTGGGATTCAG CTTTCCTCGGTCTGGAGTTACAGAAGAAGACTGAAAGAGCAGAAACCTTGTCCAAATTCAACCGATGGACTACTGTCTG GGTCTTCTGGTCCTAGTGGCTACTTGATTGTTGAAGCTAATGGGGGTCTCAACCAACAACGATCTGCG ATCTGCAATGCTGTGGCTGTAGCTGGACTTTTGAACGCAATACTAGTAATTCCTAGTTTTGAGTTCAATAGTGTTTGGAGGGATCCAAG TAAGTTTGCTGACATATATGATGAAGATCATTTCATAGCAACCCTTAAGGACTATGTTAAAGTGGTTAAAGAGCTTCCTCAGGATGTGATGGAGATATATGATTACAACATAAGTAACATACCAAGCTTCCGTGTTCAAGCTTGGGCTACCGTCGGTTATTACACAGGAGTAGTTTATCCTGTTCTGAGGAGCCAAGG GATTATCCGGATATCCCCCTTTGCTAATAGATTGGCAATGAACGTCCCTCCTCATATTCAATTCTTAAGATGCCTGGCTAATTATGAAGCATTAAGGTTTTCTGCTCCCATTTTGACTCTTGGAAAGACATTAGTCAGTCGCATGACCGAGAAGAGCTCAAGGACAGGTGGAAAGTACATTTCAATCCACCTTCGCTTTGAGGGG GATATGGTGGCCTTCTCATGCTGTTTATATGATGGGGGCGAGGTTGAAAAGtctgaaatggattcaattagaGAAAAAGGGTGGAAGAAGAAGTTCCAGCGAACAGATCGTGTCATTTCTCCTGGTCAAAATCGAGTTGAAGGAAAATGTCCATTAACCCCGGTAGAG GTTGGAATGATGCTACGGGGAATGGGATTTGATAACAACACTTCCATTTACCTGGCCTCAGGCAAAATATACCAGGAAGAGAAACATTTAGCCCCGCTGCTAAAGATGTTTCCTAACCTGCACACCAAGGAGTCTCTTGTATCCCCTGATGAGCTTGGTCCTTTTCAG GTATATTCTTCAAGATTGGCTGCTTTAGACTACACAGCATGCTTGCTTAGCGAGGTTTTCGTAACAACTCAGGGAGGAAATTTTCCACATTTTTTAATGGGTCACCGAAGATTTTACAATGGTGGACATGCAAAGACAATTATACCTGATAAGCGCAAGCTTGTTGTTCTGCTTGAAGATAAAAATATGAG TTGGAGAGGTTTCAAGGATGAGATGGAAGCAATGCTTGCTGAAAGTGACCGCAAAGGAATGATAGTACCAAGAGTAAAGAAGATAAACAGAAAATCCTCGGTTTACACTTACCCTTTGCCGGAATGTAGGTGTCTACAGCAACCGCGAAACCCTCAAGTTGACCTAAATGTGCATTCATGA